A single genomic interval of Spirosoma taeanense harbors:
- the udk gene encoding uridine kinase, with translation MINKPFIVGITGGSASGKTSFLKGVLNAFTHEQICLISQDNYYRGLDFIPRDENGIHNFDLPQTIDHERFAEHLHQLHTGQIVETPEYTFNNPNAVARTLRYQPTPIIIVEGLFVFHFPDVAAQLDLKVFIAAKNKVKLDRRIIRDQNERGLSIDMINYQWENHVRPAYRDYVKPHKAEADVVIPNNLHYQKGLDVLIAYLKTKL, from the coding sequence ATGATCAACAAACCGTTTATCGTCGGCATTACCGGCGGCAGCGCTTCGGGCAAAACATCGTTTCTCAAAGGCGTTCTGAATGCCTTTACCCATGAGCAGATTTGTCTCATTTCGCAGGATAACTACTACAGAGGACTGGACTTTATTCCCCGTGACGAGAACGGAATCCATAATTTTGACCTCCCCCAGACCATTGACCATGAGCGTTTTGCCGAACATCTGCATCAGCTCCATACGGGTCAGATCGTAGAAACACCGGAATATACCTTCAACAATCCGAATGCCGTGGCTAGAACGTTACGTTACCAGCCAACGCCCATTATCATTGTTGAAGGCCTGTTTGTCTTTCATTTTCCCGACGTAGCGGCACAATTAGACCTGAAAGTATTCATAGCTGCCAAAAACAAGGTGAAACTCGACCGGCGTATTATCCGCGACCAGAACGAACGTGGCCTGTCCATCGATATGATTAATTACCAGTGGGAAAACCATGTCCGCCCGGCTTATCGGGACTACGTAAAACCGCACAAAGCCGAAGCTGACGTGGTTATTCCGAATAATCTGCATTATCAGAAGGGTCTGGATGTGCTGATTGCGTACCTGAAAACAAAACTTTAG
- a CDS encoding MIP/aquaporin family protein has translation MQTSPFLGELIGTIVLLLLGNGVVANVVLRQTKGHSAGWIVITAGWAFAVTFGVFVAKAFGSVDAHLNPAVTVAFAIATNDYSHVVPYVTAQLIGAFLGAVLVWLQYLPHWAATPDPDEKLACFATAPAIRSTGPNLVSEALATLVLILGLAGISSKNLGELAIGVGPYLVGILVWSIGLSLGGQTGYAINPVRDLGPRLAHAVLPVDKKGSSDWEYAWVPIVGPLIGAALGGVLIRWFAL, from the coding sequence ATGCAAACCTCTCCTTTTCTTGGTGAACTAATCGGTACGATTGTTTTATTACTGCTGGGCAATGGCGTAGTCGCCAATGTGGTGCTCCGGCAAACGAAAGGTCATTCGGCAGGCTGGATTGTCATTACGGCGGGCTGGGCCTTTGCCGTAACCTTCGGCGTCTTTGTGGCCAAAGCGTTCGGGAGCGTTGACGCGCACCTGAATCCGGCAGTGACCGTAGCGTTCGCTATCGCCACCAATGATTACAGTCACGTTGTTCCCTACGTAACGGCGCAGCTTATCGGCGCGTTTCTGGGAGCCGTGCTGGTCTGGCTGCAGTACCTGCCCCATTGGGCGGCTACACCCGATCCGGACGAGAAGCTGGCCTGTTTCGCCACTGCTCCTGCCATACGTTCTACTGGCCCAAATCTGGTAAGCGAAGCCCTGGCAACCTTAGTGCTTATTCTGGGGCTGGCCGGCATTTCGTCCAAAAACCTCGGTGAACTGGCCATTGGTGTTGGTCCTTATTTAGTTGGGATTCTGGTCTGGAGTATTGGGCTCTCGCTGGGTGGGCAGACCGGGTATGCCATTAACCCCGTTCGCGACCTCGGCCCCCGGCTGGCGCATGCCGTGCTTCCTGTGGACAAAAAAGGGTCGTCGGACTGGGAATATGCCTGGGTTCCAATTGTTGGCCCATTAATCGGAGCAGCTCTTGGGGGTGTATTAATCCGGTGGTTTGCGTTGTAA
- a CDS encoding zinc-dependent alcohol dehydrogenase family protein produces the protein MKSIIFEQTGKPADVLKLADVPVPEPGPNEVRVKVIASPINPSDIMFVQNLYGIRPQLPSGIGFEGVGRVDALGEGVQMRTGMRVSFTSVGTWSEYAIAHQRGLIPVPDAISDDVAAQLFVNPFTAYAMVQDSGVPEGGWLMLTAAGSAFSKVVIQLCRMRGIKTIGTVRRDDLNDELKNLGLTEVVNTENENLPARIKQITDGNGVACVLDAVGGHTATEAIKCLAKGGRMLLYGLLSLQDPTINAGLLIFRELTVKGFWLTDWMRRVDSHTRQDVAQNVIRLLSSGQIQLPVEATYSLEQIAEAVDHAHRPGRWGKVLVKI, from the coding sequence ATGAAAAGCATCATTTTTGAACAGACCGGCAAACCTGCGGATGTACTGAAACTCGCCGACGTTCCCGTCCCCGAACCAGGCCCAAATGAAGTTCGCGTGAAAGTCATCGCCAGCCCAATCAATCCGTCGGATATTATGTTTGTCCAGAACCTATACGGTATCCGGCCGCAGTTACCATCGGGCATAGGGTTCGAAGGGGTAGGGAGGGTTGATGCCCTGGGTGAGGGTGTTCAGATGCGCACGGGAATGCGGGTGAGCTTTACCAGCGTAGGTACCTGGTCGGAATACGCGATTGCGCACCAGAGAGGCCTGATTCCAGTTCCCGATGCCATATCTGATGACGTAGCGGCCCAGCTGTTTGTAAATCCGTTTACGGCTTATGCGATGGTGCAGGATTCGGGCGTACCGGAAGGAGGCTGGCTGATGCTGACCGCGGCTGGCTCGGCTTTCAGCAAGGTAGTGATCCAACTGTGCAGGATGCGCGGTATCAAGACCATTGGTACCGTTCGGCGCGACGACCTGAACGACGAGTTGAAAAATCTCGGCCTGACTGAAGTGGTCAACACCGAAAACGAAAACTTGCCTGCCCGCATCAAACAGATTACGGACGGCAACGGCGTGGCCTGTGTGCTGGATGCCGTTGGCGGACATACCGCAACCGAAGCTATTAAGTGTCTGGCTAAAGGCGGGCGTATGCTGCTTTACGGGTTACTCAGCTTGCAGGACCCGACTATCAACGCGGGATTGCTGATTTTCCGCGAGTTGACAGTCAAAGGGTTCTGGCTCACCGACTGGATGCGCCGGGTCGACAGTCACACCCGGCAGGATGTAGCGCAAAACGTTATTCGCCTGCTATCTTCGGGTCAGATACAGTTACCCGTTGAGGCAACCTATTCACTCGAACAGATCGCTGAAGCCGTCGACCATGCGCACCGCCCCGGCCGCTGGGGAAAAGTGCTCGTTAAAATCTGA
- a CDS encoding MotA/TolQ/ExbB proton channel family protein: MLLLQVPATDTTAASLSATSAAAQPQSLQLFDLVAKGGWVMVPIAFLFFSALYLIFERFFVIRSQTRADANFIDNIRDMVAQGNIKSAESFAKNQRTAMGRVFEKAIGRIGSPIKDIESTVETVGQIELSRLERNMGYLGIIAGIAPMLGFIGTISGIIRIFYDISLSDNISVGIIAGGLYEKMITSGAGLIVGVIAYTGYHLLNMMIERFTLALEMNAFEFIEVLQKPTAEPARMR; the protein is encoded by the coding sequence ATGCTCCTGCTTCAGGTACCGGCCACTGACACCACGGCCGCATCGCTGTCGGCCACCTCGGCGGCTGCTCAACCCCAAAGTCTGCAACTGTTTGATCTGGTAGCCAAAGGCGGTTGGGTGATGGTGCCCATTGCGTTTTTGTTCTTCTCTGCTCTCTACCTGATTTTCGAGCGGTTTTTTGTTATCCGTTCGCAGACCCGTGCTGATGCCAATTTCATCGACAACATTCGGGATATGGTGGCACAGGGGAATATTAAGTCGGCCGAGTCATTTGCGAAAAACCAGCGCACCGCTATGGGACGTGTATTCGAAAAGGCTATTGGCCGGATCGGGTCGCCCATCAAAGACATTGAAAGTACAGTCGAAACGGTTGGGCAGATCGAGTTATCCCGGCTGGAACGGAACATGGGTTATCTCGGCATCATCGCCGGTATTGCGCCCATGCTGGGGTTCATCGGAACCATCTCCGGGATTATCCGGATTTTTTACGACATCTCGCTGTCCGATAATATCAGCGTCGGCATCATTGCCGGTGGTTTGTACGAAAAAATGATTACGTCCGGTGCCGGTCTGATTGTTGGGGTAATCGCCTACACGGGTTACCACTTGCTGAATATGATGATCGAACGCTTTACGCTGGCGCTCGAAATGAATGCGTTTGAGTTCATCGAAGTACTTCAGAAACCAACCGCCGAGCCCGCACGGATGCGCTAA
- a CDS encoding ExbD/TolR family protein, translated as MKLRRKSKFAAEVATSSLNDIMFFLLLFFLIISTVANPNVIKLMLPKAASSQQLSKKQVTLSVDENKQYFIDKKPVDPTNLETELKTIMAGIAEPTVVVRFDKTLTVQDLVDVLQTGAKLNIKMVMATSK; from the coding sequence ATGAAGCTCCGAAGAAAAAGCAAGTTTGCCGCCGAAGTCGCGACTTCCTCGCTGAACGACATCATGTTCTTTTTGCTGTTGTTCTTCCTGATTATCTCGACGGTGGCTAACCCGAATGTTATCAAGCTCATGTTGCCAAAGGCGGCATCGTCGCAGCAATTGAGCAAAAAGCAGGTGACGCTCTCGGTGGATGAAAACAAGCAATATTTCATCGACAAAAAGCCCGTTGATCCAACGAATCTGGAAACCGAACTTAAAACCATTATGGCGGGTATTGCCGAGCCAACCGTTGTGGTGCGTTTTGACAAGACGCTGACTGTTCAGGATTTAGTGGATGTACTCCAGACCGGAGCAAAACTTAATATCAAGATGGTTATGGCTACGTCAAAGTAG